Proteins from one Arthrobacter sp. Soc17.1.1.1 genomic window:
- a CDS encoding carbohydrate ABC transporter permease yields MSSTVTPTTTSARSISKADETRNERNKTLAATVGKNKGVLAVGIIALVIAAALWLVPLFWAILTSLKKESDASNADFAILPREGLTLESYRAVIAAGDVPIWMMNSFLVSVAVTVLTVAISALAAYGFSRTTFRGRGWLYAVTIASIMVPGQILIVPLFQQMNALRLIDTYPGIILPQIVAPMMVFILKNFFDTVPIELEEAARLDGASRFRTFMTIVLPLSRPILIAVSIFVFIGAWNNFLWPFIVINNPDLLTLPVGLATIRNAFGVQYAQTMASAILAALPLLIVFMIFQRQIVKGFATSGLGGQ; encoded by the coding sequence ATGTCCTCGACCGTGACTCCGACCACGACGTCGGCCCGATCCATCTCGAAGGCCGACGAGACCCGCAACGAGCGCAACAAGACCCTCGCCGCGACCGTCGGCAAGAACAAGGGTGTGCTGGCCGTCGGCATCATCGCCCTCGTCATCGCCGCGGCCCTCTGGCTCGTCCCCCTCTTCTGGGCCATCCTGACCTCGCTGAAGAAGGAGTCGGACGCGTCCAACGCGGATTTCGCGATCCTCCCGCGGGAGGGCCTGACGCTCGAGTCCTACCGTGCCGTCATCGCCGCGGGTGACGTCCCCATCTGGATGATGAACTCGTTCCTCGTCTCCGTGGCGGTGACGGTGCTGACCGTGGCCATCTCGGCCCTCGCGGCCTACGGCTTCTCGCGCACCACCTTCCGTGGCCGCGGGTGGCTCTACGCCGTCACGATCGCCTCGATCATGGTGCCCGGCCAGATCCTGATCGTGCCGCTGTTCCAGCAGATGAACGCCCTGCGGCTCATCGACACGTACCCGGGGATCATCCTCCCCCAGATCGTGGCGCCCATGATGGTGTTCATCCTGAAGAACTTCTTCGACACCGTGCCGATCGAGCTCGAGGAGGCCGCGCGGCTCGACGGCGCCTCGCGGTTCCGGACGTTCATGACGATCGTGCTGCCGCTCTCGCGCCCCATCCTGATAGCGGTCTCGATCTTCGTGTTCATCGGCGCGTGGAACAACTTCCTGTGGCCGTTCATCGTCATCAACAACCCGGACCTGCTGACGCTGCCCGTGGGCCTCGCGACGATCAGGAACGCGTTCGGTGTGCAGTACGCGCAGACCATGGCGAGCGCCATCCTCGCCGCGCTGCCGCTGCTGATCGTGTTCATGATCTTCCAGCGCCAGATCGTCAAGGGCTTCGCCACCTCGGGCCTCGGCGGCCAGTAG
- a CDS encoding carbohydrate ABC transporter permease: MSSLTSSNEAQAPVAAGGASSAPPSRSRSAGARARSVQGRSGAWFVLPFAAAFAMFLIWPILSGLWMSFTNQSLTGSGSEFAGLTNYTEALGDAALWQALGNTVIFTVLTAVPLVVLSFVLAYLVYIGLPGQWLWRLSFFAPYLLPVSVAVAIWQWMFQPDFGLFNGLLLRAGFAQIPFLSEGNLAMFSVVVVTVWWTLGFNFLLYLSALNNIPDHLYEAASIDGAGPWRRLFSITIPMINRTTVMIIMLQILASLKVFEQIFLLTNGGPNGATRSVLEYIYDVGFTGYRLGYASAISYLFFALIIVISIVQLRVMNRKSA, translated from the coding sequence ATGAGTTCCCTGACCAGCAGCAATGAGGCACAGGCACCCGTCGCCGCGGGTGGCGCCTCGTCCGCACCACCCTCCCGTTCCCGCAGCGCCGGCGCCCGGGCGCGCAGCGTCCAGGGCCGCAGCGGCGCCTGGTTCGTCCTGCCGTTCGCGGCCGCGTTCGCGATGTTCCTGATCTGGCCGATCCTCTCCGGCCTGTGGATGTCCTTCACCAACCAGAGCCTCACCGGCAGCGGCTCCGAGTTCGCCGGTCTCACCAACTACACCGAGGCCCTGGGGGACGCCGCCCTGTGGCAGGCGCTCGGCAACACCGTGATCTTCACGGTGCTGACCGCCGTGCCGCTCGTGGTGCTGTCGTTCGTCCTCGCCTACCTCGTGTACATCGGGCTGCCGGGCCAGTGGCTGTGGCGCCTGTCCTTCTTCGCGCCCTACCTGCTGCCCGTGTCGGTGGCGGTCGCGATCTGGCAGTGGATGTTCCAGCCGGACTTCGGCCTCTTCAACGGGCTGCTGCTGCGCGCCGGATTCGCGCAGATCCCGTTCCTCAGCGAGGGGAACCTGGCGATGTTCTCCGTGGTCGTCGTCACCGTCTGGTGGACCCTCGGATTCAACTTCCTGCTGTACCTGAGCGCGCTCAACAACATCCCGGACCACCTGTACGAGGCTGCGTCGATCGACGGCGCAGGGCCGTGGCGCCGGCTGTTCTCCATCACCATCCCGATGATCAACCGCACCACGGTCATGATCATCATGCTGCAGATCCTGGCATCGCTGAAGGTCTTCGAGCAGATCTTCCTGCTCACCAACGGCGGGCCGAACGGTGCCACACGATCGGTGCTCGAGTACATCTACGACGTCGGCTTCACCGGCTACCGCCTCGGCTACGCGTCGGCGATCTCGTACCTGTTCTTCGCCCTCATCATCGTCATCTCCATCGTCCAGCTCCGCGTCATGAACAGAAAGTCGGCCTGA
- a CDS encoding extracellular solute-binding protein, with product MGHDPTFRTPVSRRSILQGLLGAGGLLAAGGSLAGCSTSATTAGGVQLWDLFQGADGVKMRSMIDAVRSSVSGLSVRPVTLAWGSPYYTKLAMSSASGKAPQTAIMHVSRLAGYAPGGLLEPFDLDLLAEQGIREEDFAPAVWKSCQYEGQLYAVPLDTHPFILFYNKDLAKTAGLLGPDGNLTPIETPEAMIDAGTRMAEATGAQGISFGHVTDTGQSWRLFWGLYGQTGGDYSISVGSPASIDRDKAREVIEFVVRLMDGTAMAATQNYPGAISAFTSGQTGMIFSGEWELPAYAAAIPNLGAVPMPTMFGTPASYADSHAWVLPRQLERDEETTRRTYELVAGILKQSGTWAGAGHIPAYAPIRDTPEYAALTPQTEYAGAGDNPVFDPAVWFAGAGTEFQNQMSQVLTGAFTGATTPDAAIDSLLSRIDAMLLAPNPT from the coding sequence ATGGGACACGATCCCACTTTCAGGACACCGGTATCCCGGCGCTCCATCCTCCAGGGACTCCTCGGCGCGGGAGGGCTCCTGGCCGCCGGCGGATCCCTGGCGGGCTGCTCCACCTCCGCGACCACCGCCGGTGGCGTGCAGCTCTGGGACCTGTTCCAGGGGGCGGACGGCGTCAAGATGCGCTCGATGATCGATGCGGTGAGGTCCTCGGTCTCCGGGCTCTCGGTCAGGCCGGTCACGCTCGCCTGGGGTTCGCCCTACTACACGAAGCTCGCGATGTCCTCGGCGAGCGGCAAGGCGCCGCAGACCGCGATCATGCACGTCTCGCGGCTCGCGGGGTACGCGCCCGGCGGCCTGCTGGAGCCCTTCGACCTCGACCTGCTCGCCGAGCAGGGCATCCGGGAGGAGGACTTCGCTCCCGCGGTGTGGAAGAGCTGCCAGTACGAGGGACAGCTGTACGCGGTGCCGCTGGACACGCACCCGTTCATCCTCTTCTACAACAAGGACCTCGCGAAGACAGCAGGCCTGCTCGGCCCCGACGGCAACCTCACCCCGATCGAGACCCCGGAGGCCATGATCGATGCCGGCACCAGGATGGCCGAGGCCACCGGCGCCCAGGGCATCTCCTTCGGTCACGTCACCGACACCGGGCAGTCCTGGCGCCTCTTCTGGGGACTCTACGGCCAGACCGGCGGCGACTACTCGATCAGCGTGGGCAGCCCGGCGTCGATCGACCGTGACAAGGCCCGCGAGGTCATCGAGTTCGTCGTCCGCCTCATGGACGGCACGGCGATGGCGGCCACGCAGAACTACCCCGGTGCCATCTCGGCCTTCACCTCCGGGCAGACCGGCATGATCTTCTCCGGCGAGTGGGAGCTCCCGGCCTACGCCGCGGCCATCCCGAATCTCGGTGCGGTGCCGATGCCGACGATGTTCGGCACCCCGGCCTCCTACGCCGACTCGCACGCATGGGTCCTCCCCCGGCAGCTCGAGCGCGACGAGGAGACCACCCGGCGGACGTACGAGCTGGTGGCAGGGATCCTCAAGCAGAGCGGCACCTGGGCAGGCGCCGGCCACATCCCGGCCTATGCACCCATCCGGGACACCCCGGAGTACGCCGCGCTGACCCCCCAGACCGAGTACGCCGGCGCCGGTGACAACCCGGTGTTCGACCCCGCCGTGTGGTTCGCGGGGGCGGGCACCGAGTTCCAGAACCAGATGAGCCAGGTGCTCACCGGCGCCTTCACCGGGGCCACGACCCCCGACGCAGCCATCGACTCCCTGCTCAGCCGCATCGACGCGATGCTGCTCGCCCCGAACCCGACGTAG
- a CDS encoding LacI family DNA-binding transcriptional regulator, with the protein MDNSPELEQGVPEDAAGALRSASRRRPVSVKDVAARAGVSWKTVSNVVHRKAHVKPALRERVEQAIVELDYRPNLAGRQLRQGSSKALVLALPDIRSPYFSTLAHEVIRSCRALGYTITVEEIGMDIADERRVLEGYRERLIAGIIYSPLVVPSEEVLARRDTTPLVLLGERLVDSGLPHVAIDNRASGRVLTQHLIDGGRRHLAFIGAQPVLGAGTAQMRLDGFLDALAAASLEAPAELRLEADEYTREEGERLGHRLLDLGLPCDGVVCGNDLLAVGVLRAFRSRGVSVPGDIAVGGWDDIPEASFGFPSLTTIAPDMAQIAALAGGLLVAEIEGRRDGDAESTADFVLRIRESAP; encoded by the coding sequence ATGGACAATTCGCCGGAGCTGGAGCAGGGCGTGCCCGAGGACGCGGCGGGGGCGCTCCGGTCGGCGTCGCGCCGTCGCCCCGTCAGCGTGAAGGACGTCGCCGCACGCGCCGGTGTCTCCTGGAAGACCGTCTCCAACGTGGTGCACCGGAAGGCGCACGTGAAGCCGGCCCTGCGCGAGCGCGTGGAGCAAGCCATCGTCGAGCTCGACTACCGGCCGAATCTCGCGGGGCGGCAACTGCGCCAGGGCTCGAGCAAGGCTCTGGTCCTGGCCCTGCCGGACATCCGCTCGCCGTACTTCAGCACCCTCGCGCACGAGGTCATCCGGAGCTGCCGTGCCCTCGGCTACACCATCACGGTGGAGGAGATCGGGATGGATATCGCCGACGAGCGCCGCGTGCTGGAGGGCTACCGGGAGCGGCTCATCGCCGGCATCATCTACAGCCCCCTGGTGGTCCCGTCCGAGGAGGTGCTGGCGCGCCGTGACACGACGCCGCTGGTCCTCCTGGGCGAGCGCCTCGTGGATTCGGGCCTGCCGCACGTGGCCATCGACAACCGCGCCTCCGGGCGCGTCCTCACGCAGCACCTCATCGACGGCGGCCGGCGCCACCTCGCATTCATCGGCGCCCAGCCGGTCCTCGGGGCCGGGACGGCGCAGATGCGCCTCGACGGGTTCCTCGACGCGCTCGCCGCCGCCTCGCTCGAGGCGCCGGCCGAGCTGCGGCTCGAGGCGGACGAGTACACGCGGGAGGAGGGGGAGCGGCTGGGTCACCGCCTCCTCGATCTCGGGCTGCCGTGCGACGGCGTGGTGTGCGGCAACGACCTGCTGGCGGTGGGCGTGCTGCGCGCCTTCCGGTCCCGGGGTGTGTCGGTGCCCGGCGACATCGCAGTGGGCGGCTGGGACGACATCCCGGAGGCATCCTTCGGCTTCCCGTCGCTGACCACGATCGCGCCCGACATGGCGCAGATCGCCGCACTGGCCGGCGGATTGCTGGTCGCGGAGATCGAGGGGAGGCGCGACGGCGACGCGGAGTCCACCGCCGACTTCGTGCTGCGGATCCGCGAGTCGGCACCCTGA
- a CDS encoding glycoside hydrolase family 2 protein, with the protein MPHSDPAVTSSTVPKPEHPRPQFVREDWLNLNGVWQFEIDAGDSGLERGLVTRDLEREILVPFAPESRLSGIGHVDFMEAVWYRRTVTIPAAWTGKKALLHFGAVDHDATVWVNGVEVARHRGGFTPFTADLSGVAGPGEEAVIVVRARDSRHEMQARGKQATWYDNTHCQYTRTTGIWQTVWLEAVPEVSIRRLQMVPNLAGRSIRLTVPVTNNRPGQTVRATLADARGTVVVAGIAADLDLAPELQLQIPEDRFVPWSIGTPHLYDLTVELLDADGTPVDTVLSYAAVRSVALDGKKVLINGEVVFQKLILDQGYWEDSLMTAPDEAALLRDIQLSMEAGFNGARLHEKVFEERFLYHADRLGYLVWGEFGDWGVSGAGTVGHNQAPTASFITQWLEALQRDFNHPAIIGWCPLNETHQKLHDRITVLDDVTHGMFLATKLADPTRPVIDASGYSHRVATTDIYDSHSYEQDAAAFALEQGGLAEGRPFVNRNHADEDYSVPYNGQPFFISEFGGIWWNAEEAAAAVSGDDESESWGYGQRVANEEDLYHRFEGLCTVLLDNPDMFGYCYTQLTDTFQEKNGIYNFDRTSKLDIPRIRAIQDRVAAIELAAQKADA; encoded by the coding sequence ATGCCGCACAGCGACCCCGCCGTCACCTCGTCCACCGTGCCGAAGCCCGAACACCCCCGGCCCCAGTTCGTCCGCGAGGACTGGCTGAACCTCAACGGTGTCTGGCAGTTCGAGATCGACGCCGGCGACTCCGGCCTCGAGCGCGGCCTCGTCACCCGCGATCTCGAGCGCGAGATCCTCGTGCCGTTCGCGCCCGAGAGCCGCCTCTCCGGCATCGGGCACGTCGACTTCATGGAGGCCGTCTGGTACCGGCGCACCGTCACCATCCCGGCCGCATGGACCGGGAAGAAGGCGCTGCTGCACTTCGGTGCCGTGGACCACGACGCGACCGTGTGGGTGAACGGCGTCGAGGTGGCCCGCCACCGCGGCGGGTTCACCCCCTTCACCGCCGACCTCTCCGGTGTTGCCGGCCCCGGGGAGGAGGCCGTCATCGTGGTCCGTGCGAGGGATTCACGCCACGAGATGCAGGCCCGCGGCAAGCAGGCCACCTGGTACGACAACACGCACTGCCAGTACACCCGCACCACGGGCATCTGGCAGACCGTCTGGCTCGAGGCCGTACCCGAGGTGAGCATCCGGCGCCTGCAGATGGTGCCCAACCTGGCCGGGCGGAGCATCCGCCTCACCGTCCCCGTGACCAACAACCGCCCCGGCCAGACGGTCCGGGCCACGCTCGCGGACGCCCGGGGCACCGTCGTCGTCGCGGGCATCGCGGCCGACCTGGACCTCGCGCCCGAACTGCAGCTCCAGATCCCGGAGGACCGCTTCGTGCCCTGGTCCATCGGGACGCCTCATCTCTACGACCTCACGGTGGAGCTGCTCGACGCCGACGGCACGCCCGTGGACACCGTGCTCAGCTACGCCGCGGTGCGCTCGGTGGCGCTCGACGGGAAGAAGGTGCTCATCAACGGCGAGGTGGTGTTCCAGAAGCTCATCCTCGACCAGGGCTACTGGGAGGACTCCCTCATGACGGCCCCCGACGAGGCCGCGCTGCTCAGGGACATCCAGCTGTCCATGGAGGCGGGCTTCAACGGTGCGCGCCTGCACGAGAAGGTGTTCGAGGAGCGCTTCCTCTACCACGCGGACCGTCTCGGCTACCTGGTATGGGGCGAGTTCGGCGACTGGGGCGTCTCGGGTGCCGGCACCGTGGGTCACAACCAGGCGCCGACGGCGAGCTTCATCACCCAGTGGCTCGAGGCCCTGCAGCGCGACTTCAACCACCCGGCCATCATCGGGTGGTGCCCGCTGAACGAGACGCACCAGAAGCTGCACGACCGCATCACGGTGCTCGACGACGTCACCCACGGCATGTTCCTCGCGACCAAGCTCGCGGACCCCACCCGGCCCGTGATCGACGCCAGCGGCTACTCGCACCGCGTGGCCACCACGGACATCTACGACTCGCACTCCTACGAGCAGGACGCCGCGGCGTTCGCCCTCGAGCAGGGCGGGCTCGCGGAGGGCAGGCCCTTCGTGAACCGGAACCACGCCGACGAGGACTACTCGGTGCCCTACAACGGGCAGCCCTTCTTCATCTCCGAGTTCGGCGGCATCTGGTGGAACGCCGAGGAGGCCGCCGCGGCGGTCTCCGGCGACGACGAGTCCGAGTCGTGGGGCTACGGCCAGCGGGTGGCCAACGAGGAGGACCTCTACCACCGCTTCGAGGGCCTCTGCACGGTGCTGCTCGACAACCCCGACATGTTCGGCTACTGCTACACGCAGCTGACCGACACGTTCCAGGAGAAGAACGGCATCTACAACTTCGACCGGACCTCGAAGCTCGACATCCCCCGGATCCGCGCGATCCAGGACCGTGTCGCCGCCATCGAGCTCGCCGCACAGAAGGCCGACGCCTAG
- a CDS encoding isopenicillin N synthase family dioxygenase → MQHSPGSIPTLDLSTARSADGSFNPAFIDELREAAHTVGFFHVINYGAAPTQVDDLFSITRRFFDLPLEERLKLHNRTSPHFRGYAGLGTEITRGRPDAREQIDFSPEREPVADYPADEPFWLLQGPNLWPRQSLPELEEQAMAWAGLMSTVGAELLSAIAVALRLPEDYFAEPFEGSPAWMAKLVHYVGGVVEGAGSQGVGAHADYGFVTLLLQDEVGGLEVLPHSASEWVPVTPIPGALVVNLGEMLEVATEGYLAATIHRVTAPAPGVDRYAIPFFWSPRLDAVIEPVPLAEDLKAAARGLSDDPDNPMLSSYGSNMLKGRLRAHPDVTEIHYPELARK, encoded by the coding sequence ATGCAGCACTCTCCGGGATCGATCCCCACCCTTGACCTCAGTACCGCACGTTCCGCCGATGGCTCCTTCAACCCCGCGTTTATCGACGAGCTGCGCGAAGCCGCCCACACCGTCGGCTTCTTCCATGTCATCAACTACGGCGCCGCGCCCACCCAGGTGGACGACCTGTTCTCCATCACGCGCCGCTTCTTCGACCTCCCGCTCGAGGAGCGGCTGAAGCTCCACAACCGTACGAGCCCCCACTTCCGCGGGTACGCCGGCCTCGGCACCGAGATCACGCGCGGCCGCCCCGATGCCCGCGAGCAGATCGACTTCTCCCCCGAGCGCGAGCCGGTGGCCGACTACCCGGCCGACGAGCCCTTCTGGCTGCTCCAGGGGCCCAACCTCTGGCCCCGGCAGTCCCTGCCCGAGCTCGAGGAGCAGGCCATGGCCTGGGCCGGCCTGATGTCCACGGTCGGCGCCGAGCTGCTCTCCGCCATCGCCGTCGCCCTCCGCCTGCCCGAGGACTACTTCGCCGAACCGTTCGAGGGGAGCCCGGCCTGGATGGCCAAGCTCGTCCACTACGTGGGCGGCGTCGTCGAGGGTGCCGGCTCGCAGGGCGTCGGTGCGCACGCGGACTACGGCTTCGTGACCCTCCTGCTGCAGGACGAGGTGGGCGGCCTCGAGGTCCTCCCCCACAGTGCGAGCGAGTGGGTGCCCGTCACGCCGATCCCCGGCGCGCTCGTGGTGAACCTGGGCGAGATGCTCGAGGTCGCCACCGAGGGTTACCTCGCGGCGACCATCCACCGTGTCACCGCGCCCGCACCCGGGGTGGACCGCTATGCCATCCCGTTCTTCTGGTCGCCCCGCCTCGACGCCGTGATCGAGCCGGTGCCCCTCGCGGAGGACCTGAAGGCCGCTGCCCGCGGCCTGTCGGACGATCCCGACAACCCCATGCTGTCCTCCTACGGCTCGAACATGCTCAAGGGCCGCCTCCGCGCCCACCCGGACGTCACCGAGATCCACTACCCGGAGCTCGCCCGGAAGTAG
- a CDS encoding TetR/AcrR family transcriptional regulator → MTTNTDNGSTTAGRPRRRPRREDVRAGLLVAALEVFEEIGYVAARLDTIAERAGYTKGAVYSNFGSKQELFATLLSERLADTAADVLSQVDAITSLDETVLHTARYLARGVVRERRWHALVVEFALQAGRDPEVGAVFREHRRTRRTLLATTLAERAGAFGAPSDPEHYTVFATILLATVNGMAVECAADPDAVTEEQVTGSIAAVLRAALAP, encoded by the coding sequence ATGACGACGAACACGGACAACGGCAGCACGACGGCGGGACGGCCACGACGGCGCCCCCGCCGCGAGGACGTCCGGGCAGGGCTGCTCGTCGCGGCCCTGGAGGTCTTCGAGGAGATCGGCTACGTCGCCGCGCGGTTGGACACCATCGCCGAGCGCGCGGGCTACACCAAGGGCGCCGTCTACTCCAACTTCGGCTCGAAGCAGGAGCTGTTCGCCACCCTGCTGAGCGAGCGCCTCGCCGACACCGCCGCCGACGTGCTCAGCCAGGTGGACGCCATCACCTCCCTCGACGAGACCGTCCTGCACACCGCCCGCTATCTCGCCCGCGGTGTCGTGCGGGAGCGCCGCTGGCACGCGCTCGTGGTGGAGTTCGCCCTGCAGGCCGGCCGGGACCCCGAGGTGGGCGCCGTCTTCCGCGAGCACCGGCGCACGCGCCGCACCCTCCTCGCCACCACCCTCGCCGAGCGGGCGGGTGCCTTCGGAGCGCCGTCGGACCCCGAGCACTACACCGTCTTCGCGACCATCCTGCTGGCCACGGTGAACGGCATGGCCGTGGAGTGCGCGGCCGATCCGGACGCCGTCACGGAGGAACAGGTCACGGGGAGCATCGCGGCGGTCCTCCGCGCAGCGCTCGCACCCTAG
- a CDS encoding ATP-binding cassette domain-containing protein — MTHSQPVPSARQPADAAPAVAVEGLTLRAGQRTIFEDVTFEVPAGALAVLTGASGTGKSPLALAIAGRLAPTAGRATVLGLDLPRHAGAVRRRVGVTGNATVTPLDETLTVKHHVAEALQLAGPWWRRSASAARVDRTITAANDLLGVLEGVFEDANGDAVTPLVRARLHRSQLVRDAAPASRFALGLVLALASDPDLLVVDDVDQLRTVHERRAAWAALLTLGRTGGHGKPLTVVATCQDRRELDDVLDSGHHLGALPLRPVTTHTLGAFPSPAPEIR, encoded by the coding sequence GTGACCCACTCCCAGCCCGTCCCGTCCGCCCGGCAGCCGGCCGACGCCGCGCCCGCCGTCGCCGTGGAGGGACTCACCCTGCGCGCCGGGCAACGCACGATCTTCGAGGACGTCACCTTCGAGGTCCCCGCCGGGGCCCTCGCCGTCCTCACCGGCGCGTCCGGGACCGGCAAGAGCCCGCTGGCGCTCGCGATCGCCGGACGGCTCGCCCCGACCGCCGGGCGCGCGACCGTCCTCGGACTCGACCTGCCCCGGCACGCCGGCGCCGTGCGGCGCCGGGTCGGTGTCACCGGCAACGCCACGGTGACACCGCTCGACGAGACGCTCACCGTGAAGCACCACGTGGCCGAGGCGTTGCAGCTGGCCGGCCCGTGGTGGCGGCGCTCGGCGTCCGCCGCGCGCGTCGACCGCACCATCACCGCGGCCAATGACCTGCTCGGCGTGCTCGAGGGCGTGTTCGAGGACGCGAACGGGGATGCCGTGACGCCCCTGGTCCGGGCCCGGCTCCACCGGAGCCAACTCGTCCGGGATGCCGCGCCCGCTTCGCGCTTCGCGCTCGGCCTCGTCCTCGCTCTCGCCTCGGACCCGGACCTCCTCGTGGTGGACGACGTGGACCAGCTCCGCACCGTGCACGAGCGGCGCGCCGCCTGGGCCGCACTGCTCACGCTCGGCCGGACCGGCGGCCACGGGAAGCCGCTCACCGTCGTCGCCACCTGCCAGGACCGGCGGGAGCTCGACGACGTCCTCGACTCCGGACACCACCTCGGCGCGCTGCCCCTGCGCCCCGTCACCACCCACACCCTCGGGGCATTCCCGTCCCCGGCACCCGAAATCAGGTAA